A window of the Planococcus citri chromosome 4, ihPlaCitr1.1, whole genome shotgun sequence genome harbors these coding sequences:
- the LOC135845877 gene encoding protein roadkill-like: protein MNVLNRNWFTLFPFAVFIFIQHQSTNATPATLLKEDNLILWTSDVEPYEIRYNWTLPYFSSLSAYSFKCKEFPTSQNTKFSWIVGFELNNRKENFELYVRLSNASFEKAIVKVKASIIDNQLKEVRSKEKLEELVVNGNKIKWDEFCKIDDDFRNQLLVDDKLTISLQISCFIQCSNFTPISSFEPNIVKCDLSNNLNSLLENPKFADVKLSVNGKSYLAHKAVLAARSRVFARLFEDLDEEYGKKRNKIIMNSTYFDEDVMKAMLQYIYTGKCEAVNKLAGRLLVVADEYELYGLKNSCSTLLEGSLSVENAINTLQLADTRHSNELKSKAIDFIVKNSVQVLSTTEWKNMLISNVHLANEIIQRLAQRLSMSMK, encoded by the exons ATGAATGTGTTAAATAGGAACTGGTTTACATTATTTCCCTTTGCagtcttcatttttattcaa CATCAATCTACAAATGCAACTCCTGCGACGCTATTGAAAGAAGACAATTTGATCTTGTGGACTTCTGACGTAGAACCATACGAAATAAGATACAATTGGACGCTTCCTTATTTTAGTTCCCTGTCAGCATATTCTTTCAAATGTAAGGAATTTCCAACTTCCCAAAATACAAAGTTTTCCTGGATAGTAGGATTTGAATTGAACAATCGTAAAGAAAATTTCGAGTTATATGTCAGATTAAGCAACGCTTCTTTTGAAAAAGCAATCGTAAAAGTCAAAGCCTCCATTATCGATAACCAACTCAAAGAGGTCCgatcaaaagaaaaattggaagaacTCGTTGTGAACGGTAATAAAATTAAGTGGGACGAATTCTGCAAGATAGATGATGATTTTCGAAATCAATTGCTAGTGGACGATAAATTGACTATTTCCCTGCAAATATCCTGTTTTATTCAATGCAGCAACTTTACGCCTATCAGCTCATTCGAACCCAATATTGTAAAATGTGATCTATCCAATAACTTGAATTCATTACTAGAAAATCCCAAATTCGCAGATGTGAAGTTATCAGTTAATGGTAAAAGTTATTTAGCTCATAAAGCTGTTTTGGCTGCTCGTAGTAGAGTTTTCGCACGCTTGTTCGAAGACTTGGACGAGGAATATGgtaaaaaacgtaataaaatcataatgaatagtacatattttgatgaaGACGTAATGAAAGCAATGTTACAATATATTTATACTGGAAAATGTGAAGCTGTAAACAAATTAGCGGGCAGATTATTAGTCGTAGCTGATGAATATGAGCTATATGGGTTGAAAAACTCGTGTTCGACATTGTTGGAAGGATCATTGTCAGTTGAAAATGCAATAAATACGCTGCAATTGGCGGATACCCGCCATTCGAATGAGTTGAAATCGAAGGCGATCGATTTCATCGTTAAAAACTCAGTTCAAGTGCTGAGTACCacagaatggaaaaatatgttGATATCAAATGTTCATCTAGCTAATGAAATAATTCAAAGATTGGCGCAACGATTGAGTATGAGTATGAAATGA
- the LOC135844682 gene encoding speckle-type POZ protein B-like, whose amino-acid sequence MNVLNKNWFTLFSFAVFIFIQHQPTNAASTILSQRKNLILWNADAKFRTIKYNWTAVPLIGCTVIDIPTTEDETYKWTVKSYFHYMDKCLSLSFQLNDDGKIGNVIAKFKATLYDKQMNEVRSQEELRELPTVVGCKTREIKWEKFFTNTEFDYSKLIHERITISVEIIFYYYSRCTNIPSERNVTKCYLSDNLGSLLGDTKFADAVLYLNNDNKEYPVHRAILASRSPVFANIFEDIYKSGQNYKHIRINTTSSQSINEEIMNETLRYIYTGKCEKLNELAEGLFSAANNFQLDELKTLSSQSMIEAISVENAANVLVLADKYHDEDLKSKTMEFIVENVEQVFNTTEWKSTVASNAQLLNEMCQLFARLFSKWKDLPKLL is encoded by the exons ATGAATGTGTTAAATAAGAACTGGTTTACATTATTCTCCTTTGCggtcttcatttttattcaa CATCAACCAACAAACGCagcttcaacaattttatcacAACGAAAGAATCTAATTCTATGGAATGCAGATGCCAAATTTCGCACAATAAAATACAATTGGACTGCTGTTCCGTTGATAGGATGTACTGTTATTGATATTCCAACTACTGAAGATGAGACGTACAAATGGACagtaaaatcatattttcattatatGGATAAATGCCTTTCTTTAAGCTTCCAATTGAACGACGATGGTAAAATTGGAAATGTGATTGCCAAATTCAAAGCTACTCTTTACGATAAGCAAATGAATGAAGTACGATCACAAGAAGAGTTGAGAGAACTTCCGACTGTAGTAGGCTGTAAGACTAGGGAAATCAAGTGGGagaaatttttcaccaacaCCGAGTTTGATTATAGTAAATTAATACATGAACGAATTACCATTTCTGTGGAGATAATTTTCTACTATTACTCTCGATGTACCAATATCCCAAGTGAACGCAATGTCACCAAATGTTATCTGTCCGATAACTTAGGCTCATTACTTGGGGATACCAAATTTGCAGACGCTGTACTATAtttaaataatgataataaagaATATCCGGTCCACAGAGCTATTTTGGCTTCACGCAGTCCAGTTTTTGCAAATATATTTGAAGATATTTATAAGAGTGGGCAAAACTACAAACACATCAGAATTAACACTACAAGCAGTCAAAGCATAAATGAAGAAATTATGAACGAAACGTTACGGTATATTTACACCGGAAAATGTGAGAAACTAAACGAACTAGCTGAGGGATTATTTTCGGCTGCGAATAATTTTCAGCTAGATGAGTTGAAAACACTTAGCTCGCAATCGATGATTGAAGCGATATCGGTTGAAAATGCAGCAAATGTGTTGGTTTTGGCAGACAAGTATCACGACGAAGATTTGAAATCCAAGACGATGGAGTTTATTGTTGAAAACGTGGAGCAAGTTTTCAATACAACTGAATGGAAAAGTACTGTAGCGTCCAATGCTCAGCTACTTAATGAAATGTGTCAATTATTTGCTCGACTATTCAGTAAATGGAAAGATTTACCTAAGTTACTGTGA